GTTGCTCTTCCACGTGTGAGAGATTTCCAAGGTATCAATCCAAAAGGATTTGATGGACGCGGAAACTACACTTTAGGTGTTAAGGAGCAAATAATTTTCCCTGAGATTTCAATTGAGAAAGTTCAAAAGATCTCAGGTATGGATATCACTTTCGTTACTACAGCGAATACAAATGAAGAAAGCTACGCTCTATTGGCTGCTTTCGGAATGCCTTTCGCGGATAAAAACAAAAGACAAGCATAATGGCAAGAGAAGCGGTAAAAGCTCGTGAGAGAAAAAGAGAGCGTCTAGTAGCTAAATATGCTGCTAAGCGTAAAGCTTTGAAAGAAGCAGGTGACTACGCTGGATTAGACAAGTTACCAAGGAATTCTTCAGCAGTAAGATTGCACAACAGATGCAAGCTGACTGGAAGACCTAAAGGTTACATGAGAAAATTCGGTATCAACAGGGTTACTTTTAGAGAAATGGCTTCTGCAGGATTGATCCCAGGCATTACTAAAGCTAGTTGGTAACGATTTGATTAATAAATAAATTTTGGTTAATTTTGCGCTCCCTGATTTGTTTTAAGGCGGGGAGCATAAATTTATAATTATGACTGATCCAATAGCAGATTACTTAACTAGGTTGAGAAATGCGATAAAGGCTAAACACAGAATCGTGGAAGTGCCTGCGTCGAAGTTGAAACAAGAAATAACAAAAGTGCTTTTTGATAAAGGATATATCCAGAGCTATAAATTCGTAGAGGCTGAGCCTCAAGGTACGATCAAGATCGCTCTTAAATATGATCCAGTATCTAAAAAGTCTGCAATCACTGACCTTACTAGAGTTAGTAAGCCAGGTTTGAGACAGTACGCTGATGTAGACAATTTGCCAAGAGTTCTTAACGGACTTGGTGTGGCTATTTTGTCAACGTCAAAAGGTGTGCTAACTGATAAAGAAGCTCGCACTGAAAATGTAGGTGGCGAAGTTTTATGTCACGTTTATTAATAGAGAACAATTAGAAATGTCAAGAATAGGAAACAAGCCAGTCCAATTGCCTGCGGGTGTAACTGTTGACGTTAAAGGCGCTCAAGTTACAGTAAAAGGTCCTAAAGGTACTCTTGAACAAAATATTGATCAAGATATAAAGGTTGAAGTAGGAGAGAGCGAAGTGACGTTGTCTAGACCTACTGAGCAAAAAAGACACAAGGCTCTTCACGGACTTTACAGATCATTAATCAACAACATGATTGTTGGTGTGACTGAAGGTTATAAGAAAGAGTTGGAACTAGTCGGTGTAGGTTACAAAGCTGTAGCTACAGGTCAAGTGCTAGAGTTGAACTTAGGTTACTCTCACGCTATCTTCTTGGGTATCCCTGCTGAAGTTAAGGTGAAAGCTGAGACTCCAAAAGGTAAAAACCCTATCGTTACTTTGGAAAGCATCGATAAGCAATTGTTGGGTCAGGTTTCTGCTAAGATTAGATCCTTAAGACCAGTTGAGCCTTATAAAGGTAAAGGTGTTAGATTTGTTGGTGAAAATATTCGCAGAAAAGCAGGTAAAGCGGCATCTAAATAATTAAGGAATAATGGCAGTTAAAGATAAAAACGCAGCAAGAAGATTAAGAATTAGAAGAGGTATCAGAAGAAAAATCAGCGGTACGTCTTCTAGACCACGTCTTTCTGTATTCAAAAGTAATACATCGATCTACGCTCAGTTGATCGACGACGTGAATGGAGTAACATTAGCAAGCGCTTCTTCTAAAGATTTAGGTTCTGGGAAAAACACTAGAAACGTTGAAAACTCTCAAAAAGTAGGTGCTTTATTGGCTGAAAGAGCACAAGAGAAGAACATCGTTGATGTGGTTTTCGATAGAAGTGGTTATCAGTACCATGGTAATGTGAAGGCATTGGCAGAGGGTGCTAGAAATGGAGGTTTAAAATTCTAATTAGTTATGTCCAATAATAATATCAAAGTAGTTAAGGCAAGCGAGCTTGATCTTAAAGAAAAGGTAGTAGCCATCAAAAGGGTTGCTAAAGTAGTAAAAGGTGGACGTAGATTTAGCTTCTCTGCTATCGTGGTAGTAGGTAATGGTGATGGTATCGTAGGTTATGGTTTGGGTAAAGCAAACGAAGTGACTGACGCGATCACTAAAGGAGTTGATGACGCTAAGAAGAACCTTGTGAAAGTACCTGTGCTTAAAGGAACAGTGCCTCACGAACAACTTGGTAAGTTTGGTGGCGGTAGAGTTTTCTTGAAGCCAGCTGCTCCGGGTACTGGAGTAATCGCCGGTGGTGCGATGCGTGCAGTGCTTGAGTCGGCGGGAGTTCATGACGTACTAGCGAAGTCTAAAGGATCGTCTAACCCGCATAACGTGGTTAAAGCAACATTTGACGCTTTGACTCAAATGAGAGATCCTCAGACTGTAGCGCAGCATAGAGGAGTAAGTTTAACTAAAGTTTTTAACGGTTAACTTGTTATGGCAAAGATTAAGATTACTCAAGTGAGAAGCACAATTAAAAGACCACTTGATCAAAAAAGAACCATCACTGCTTTGGGTCTTGGTAAAATAAACAAGACTGTTGAAGTAGAAAATACTCCTCAAATTGCAGGTATGGTAAAAAAAGTTAGTCATTTGGTTTCTGTAACTGAATAATTATTATGAAATTACATACATTAAGACCTGCAGAGGGTTCAACAAAAACTCGTAAGAGGATAGGACGAGGACAAGGTTCAGGTAGAGGCGGTACTTCTACACGTGGACATAAAGGTGCTAAGTCAAGATCAGGATACTCTCAAAAATTAGGATTCGAAGGTGGACAGATGCCTCTTCAAAGAAGAGTGCCTAAGTTCGGTTTCAAAAACCCTAACAGAGTAGAGTACAAACCTGTGAATCTTTCAGTTATTCAAGCATTGGCAGAGAAGACTGGAGCTGCTGAGATCACATTGGAAGTGTTGAGAGAAAACGGAATCGTTGGAAAGAATGATTTGGTGAAAATCTTGGCGAATGGTGAACTAACAGCTAAAGTTGATCTAAAGGCAAATAAGTTTTCAGCGAAAGCCGTTGAAGTTATCGAAAAATTAGGTGGTACTACTACTGTAATTTAATTATGAAAAAATTTATTTCTACTGTAAAAAATATTTTTGCTATCCAGGATTTAAGGACGAGGATTCTTAATACTTTGGGCTTTTTGATAATTTTTAGATTGGGCTCATTTGTGGTATTGCCGGGTGTAAACCCTGACGCACTGACAAAAGCCTCTGGTGGCATATTAGGATTGTTAAATACTTTCCTAGGCGGAGCGTTCAACAATGCCTCAATATTCGGTTTAGGGATCATGCCTTATATATCTGCTTCTATCGTGTTGCAGTTATTGACTATAGCAGTTCCTTATTTCCAAAAGATGCAAAAAGAGGGTGAATCTGGTAGAAATAAAATTAATCAAATTACAAGAGTACTTACTATTGCGATCACACTTGCGCAAGGTGTTGGATATGTATCAGGCACTATCCCTAAGGATGCTGTCATGATTGATTACACGTTCTTCACGATTTCATCTGTTATCATTCTTACTGCTGGAACAATGTTCTGCATGTGGATTGGTGAAAAGATTACTGACAAAGGTATAGGTAACGGTATCTCTATGTTAATCATGGTAGGTATCATATCAAGATTCCCTGGCTCATTCATTGGTGAGGCTTTGACTAGAGGCATGGGTGGAGCTTTAGGCTTTATTCTTGAGATTGTAGCTTTGTTTTTCGTGGTTATGGGCGTTGTAATGCTTACTCAAGCAACTAGACGTATCCCTATCCAGTACGCTAAGCAAATAGCTGGTGGAGCTAAGGCTTATGGCGGACAGCGCAAGTATTTACCTCTTAAAGTGAATGCTGCTGGAGTTATGCCAATCATTTTCGCTCAGGCATTGATGTTTTTGCCTGCGTTGTTGGCTGGTATTTGGTCGGATACAAGTGATTTGGCCGCTTCAATTGGTAGCACGTTTTCGGATTTCACATCTTGGCAGTATAACTTAGTGTTTGCGATATTGATTATTGTTTTCACATTCTTCTATACAGCTATCACAATTAGTCCTAGACAAATTTCTGAAGATTTGAAGAGAAACGGTGGTTTCATTCCTGGAGTGAAGCCTGGGCAACAAACGGAAGAGTATCTTGACGATGTATTGACAAGAATCACACTTCCAGGTTCATTTTTCTTGGCCTTTGTTGCAATTATTCCAGCTTTTGCTCGTTTAGCAGGGGTGGGAACGGATTTCGCTCAATTCTTCGGCGGTACTAGCCTTTTGATTATGGTGGGAGTAGTGCTTGACACGCTTCAACAAGTTGAAAGCTACCTGTTGATGGGACATTATGAAGGAATGATGAAGTCTGGCAACGTAAAAGGAGGTAATTCGCAAGATAATATTGCAGTAGCCTAAGCATGATTAAATATAAAACTGAAAAGGAAATACAGCTTATAAAAGAAAGCGCTGAGATATTAGGAAAAGCCCATGGTTTGGTCGCATCAAAGATCAAACCTGGGGTTTCTACTTTAGAGTTAGATCAGATCGCTTACGATTATATAGTCAAAGAAGGTGGCAAGCCTTCTTTCAAGGGATACAATGGTTTCCCTTTTACTTTATGTATTTCTGTTAATGAGAATGTAGTCCATGGATTTCCCTCTGACTATAAGTTGAAGGATGGAGATATAATCTCAGTTGATTGTGGAGTTTTTTATAAAGGATTTCACAGCGATTGCGCTTATACTTATCCTGTAGGTGAAGTGGATGAAGAGGTCATGGATCTTTTGAAAAGAACTAAAGAGTCTCTTTATATCGGTATCGAGCAAGCCAAGGAAGGCAAGCGAATCGGAGATATTGGATTTGAGATTCAGAAGTACTGCGAAGGATTCGGATACGGTGTTGTTCGTGAGTTGGTAGGACATGGTTTGGGTAGAAATTTGCATGAGAGCCCTGAGGTGCCTAACTTTGGGATTCGAGGCAAAGGACCTAAGTTGAAATCCGGTTTGGTCATTGCGATTGAGCCGATGATAAATTTGGGAACCAAGCAAGTAGTGTTGGAGTCTGACGGTTGGACAATTAGAACAACTGACAGAAAACCATCCGCTCATTTTGAGCATACTGTTGGTATCATTAATGGACAAACAGAAATATTAACCACACATAAATACATAGAGGAGTATTTTAATATTTAGTTTTATGGCAAAGCAAGCATCTATCGAGCAAGATGGTAAAATTCTGGAGGCGTTATCCAACGCCACTTTTCGTGTTCAGCTTGAAAATGGACATGAAATAATAGCGCATATTTCAGGGAAAATGAGAATGAATTATATCAAAATTCTTCCTGGAGACCGTGTGAAGTTGGAGATGTCGCCTTACGATTTGACTAAAGGAA
The Aureibacter tunicatorum DNA segment above includes these coding regions:
- the rpsN gene encoding 30S ribosomal protein S14 produces the protein MAREAVKARERKRERLVAKYAAKRKALKEAGDYAGLDKLPRNSSAVRLHNRCKLTGRPKGYMRKFGINRVTFREMASAGLIPGITKASW
- the rpsH gene encoding 30S ribosomal protein S8 translates to MTDPIADYLTRLRNAIKAKHRIVEVPASKLKQEITKVLFDKGYIQSYKFVEAEPQGTIKIALKYDPVSKKSAITDLTRVSKPGLRQYADVDNLPRVLNGLGVAILSTSKGVLTDKEARTENVGGEVLCHVY
- the rplF gene encoding 50S ribosomal protein L6; its protein translation is MSRIGNKPVQLPAGVTVDVKGAQVTVKGPKGTLEQNIDQDIKVEVGESEVTLSRPTEQKRHKALHGLYRSLINNMIVGVTEGYKKELELVGVGYKAVATGQVLELNLGYSHAIFLGIPAEVKVKAETPKGKNPIVTLESIDKQLLGQVSAKIRSLRPVEPYKGKGVRFVGENIRRKAGKAASK
- the rplR gene encoding 50S ribosomal protein L18, whose protein sequence is MAVKDKNAARRLRIRRGIRRKISGTSSRPRLSVFKSNTSIYAQLIDDVNGVTLASASSKDLGSGKNTRNVENSQKVGALLAERAQEKNIVDVVFDRSGYQYHGNVKALAEGARNGGLKF
- the rpsE gene encoding 30S ribosomal protein S5, whose amino-acid sequence is MSNNNIKVVKASELDLKEKVVAIKRVAKVVKGGRRFSFSAIVVVGNGDGIVGYGLGKANEVTDAITKGVDDAKKNLVKVPVLKGTVPHEQLGKFGGGRVFLKPAAPGTGVIAGGAMRAVLESAGVHDVLAKSKGSSNPHNVVKATFDALTQMRDPQTVAQHRGVSLTKVFNG
- the rpmD gene encoding 50S ribosomal protein L30, with amino-acid sequence MAKIKITQVRSTIKRPLDQKRTITALGLGKINKTVEVENTPQIAGMVKKVSHLVSVTE
- the rplO gene encoding 50S ribosomal protein L15, translating into MKLHTLRPAEGSTKTRKRIGRGQGSGRGGTSTRGHKGAKSRSGYSQKLGFEGGQMPLQRRVPKFGFKNPNRVEYKPVNLSVIQALAEKTGAAEITLEVLRENGIVGKNDLVKILANGELTAKVDLKANKFSAKAVEVIEKLGGTTTVI
- the secY gene encoding preprotein translocase subunit SecY, with the protein product MKKFISTVKNIFAIQDLRTRILNTLGFLIIFRLGSFVVLPGVNPDALTKASGGILGLLNTFLGGAFNNASIFGLGIMPYISASIVLQLLTIAVPYFQKMQKEGESGRNKINQITRVLTIAITLAQGVGYVSGTIPKDAVMIDYTFFTISSVIILTAGTMFCMWIGEKITDKGIGNGISMLIMVGIISRFPGSFIGEALTRGMGGALGFILEIVALFFVVMGVVMLTQATRRIPIQYAKQIAGGAKAYGGQRKYLPLKVNAAGVMPIIFAQALMFLPALLAGIWSDTSDLAASIGSTFSDFTSWQYNLVFAILIIVFTFFYTAITISPRQISEDLKRNGGFIPGVKPGQQTEEYLDDVLTRITLPGSFFLAFVAIIPAFARLAGVGTDFAQFFGGTSLLIMVGVVLDTLQQVESYLLMGHYEGMMKSGNVKGGNSQDNIAVA
- the map gene encoding type I methionyl aminopeptidase codes for the protein MIKYKTEKEIQLIKESAEILGKAHGLVASKIKPGVSTLELDQIAYDYIVKEGGKPSFKGYNGFPFTLCISVNENVVHGFPSDYKLKDGDIISVDCGVFYKGFHSDCAYTYPVGEVDEEVMDLLKRTKESLYIGIEQAKEGKRIGDIGFEIQKYCEGFGYGVVRELVGHGLGRNLHESPEVPNFGIRGKGPKLKSGLVIAIEPMINLGTKQVVLESDGWTIRTTDRKPSAHFEHTVGIINGQTEILTTHKYIEEYFNI
- the infA gene encoding translation initiation factor IF-1, with product MAKQASIEQDGKILEALSNATFRVQLENGHEIIAHISGKMRMNYIKILPGDRVKLEMSPYDLTKGRIVYRYK